In the genome of Variovorax sp. PAMC26660, the window TGAGGCGCGCCACGTCGAAGCGCGCGTACAGCTTGTGGATGTGCTGGCAGAGGTCGCGCAGGCCGAGCTTCTCGTAGCCCGGATGCTGCTGGCAGAACTCGGGCAGGATGCGCCACATCGGCTGGTTGCGCGCGTAGTCGTCCTTGAACTGCTGCAGCGCCGTGAGCAGCGTGTTCCAGCGGCCCTTGGTGATGCCGATGGTGAACATGATGAAGAAGCTGTACAGGCCGGTCTTCTCCACGATCACGCCGTGTTCCGCGAGGAACTTGGTCACCACGCTGGCGGGAATGCCAGTCTCGGCGAAGTTGCCTTCAAGATCGAGGCCGGGCGTCACGATGGTCGACTTGATCGGGTCGAGCATGTTGAAGCCGTCGGCCAGGTCGCCAAAGCCGTGCCAGTTGCGCGGCGACTTCTTGGTCTTGCGCTTGGCTTCCTTCTCGCCCTTCATGATCCAGTCGTCGGCGCGCCCAATGCCTTCGTCGACGAGCTTTTCAGGGCCCCAGACCTTGAACCACCACTCTTCCTTGCCGAACTCTTCCTCGACCTTGCGCATGGCGCGGCGGAAGTCGAGCGCTTCGAGAATGCTCTCCTCCACCAGCGCGGTGCCGCCGGGCGGCTCCATCATCGCGGCGGCCACGTCGCAGCTCGCGATGATCGCGTACTGCGGGCTGGTCGACGAGTGCATCAGGTAGGCCTCGTTGAAGAGGTCACGGTCCAGCGCGCGGTTCTGCGAGTCCTGCACCAGCACGTGGCTGGCCTGGCTGATGCCGGCGAGCAGCTTGTGCGTGGATTGCGTGGCGAACACGAGCGAGTCTTTGGGGCGCACGCGGCGCTTGCCCATCGCGTGGTAGGCGCCGTAGAACGGGTGGAAGGCCGCGTGCGGCAGCCACGCTTCGTCGAAGTGCAGCGTGTCGACGTAACCGTCGAGCATGTTCTTGATGGTCTCGGTGTTGTAGATCACGCCGTCGTAGGTCGACTGGGTGAGCGTCATCACGCGCGGCTTGACCGTCTCGGGATCGACATGCGCGAGCAGCGGGTTGGCCTTGATCTTGGCCTTGATGGCACTCTGCTCGAACTCGCTCTGGGGGATCGGGCCGATGATGCCGAAGTGGTTGCGCGTGGGCTTCATGAACACCGGAATCGCGCCGGTCATGATGATCGCGTGCAGGATCGACTTGTGGCAGTTGCGGTCGACCACCACCACGTCGTCGGGCGCCACCGTGTGGTGCCACACCATCTTGTTGCTGGTGCTGGTGCCGTTGGTCACGAAGAAGCAATGGTCGGCATTGAAGATGCGCGCCGCATTGCGCTCGCTGGCTGCCACCGGGCCGGTGTGGTCGAGCAGTTGACCCAGTTCTTCCACGGCGTTGCAGACGTCGGCGCGCAGCATGTTCTCGCCGAAGAACTGGTGGAACATCCGGCCCACCGGGCTCTTGAGGAACGCCACGCCGCCCGAATGGCCCGGGCAGTGCCACGAATACGAGCCGTCTTCCGCGTAGTCGATCAGCGCCCTGAAGAACGGCGGCTGCACGCCTTCGAGGTAGCTCTTGGCCTCGCGGATGATGTGGCGCGCCACGAACTCCGGCGTGTCCTCGAACATGTGAATGAAGCCGTGCAGCTCGCGCAGGATGTCGTTCGGGATGTGGCGCGCGGTCTTGGTCTCGCCGTAGATGTAGATCGGCACGTCCGCGTTCTTGCGGCGCACTTCGCCGATGAAGGTGCGCAGGTTCAGCACGGCCGGATCGAGGTCGGGGCCGACGGTGAACTCCTCGTCGTCGATCGACAGGATGAACGCGCTGGCGCGGCTTTGCTGCTGCGCGAACTGACTCAGGTCGCCGTAGCTCGTGACGCCCAGCACCTCGAAGCCCTCGCTTTCGAAGGCCTGCGCGAGCGCGCGAATGCCGAGGCCCGAAGTGTTTTCGGAGCGGAAGTCCTCGTCGATGATGACGATGGGAAAGCGAAATTTCATGAGCGGGGCTCCGGACAGGCAGTAAGGCGAGGCAATGAGACGAGGCGCGAAGTGTACGGAATTCAGATGAAGAATCTGGTCAGCCTGACGCAAGACATTCCAGCGATGGCGGCAAGGGGCCCTTCCGTGGGGACAGTACCCCTAC includes:
- a CDS encoding arginine/lysine/ornithine decarboxylase; translation: MKFRFPIVIIDEDFRSENTSGLGIRALAQAFESEGFEVLGVTSYGDLSQFAQQQSRASAFILSIDDEEFTVGPDLDPAVLNLRTFIGEVRRKNADVPIYIYGETKTARHIPNDILRELHGFIHMFEDTPEFVARHIIREAKSYLEGVQPPFFRALIDYAEDGSYSWHCPGHSGGVAFLKSPVGRMFHQFFGENMLRADVCNAVEELGQLLDHTGPVAASERNAARIFNADHCFFVTNGTSTSNKMVWHHTVAPDDVVVVDRNCHKSILHAIIMTGAIPVFMKPTRNHFGIIGPIPQSEFEQSAIKAKIKANPLLAHVDPETVKPRVMTLTQSTYDGVIYNTETIKNMLDGYVDTLHFDEAWLPHAAFHPFYGAYHAMGKRRVRPKDSLVFATQSTHKLLAGISQASHVLVQDSQNRALDRDLFNEAYLMHSSTSPQYAIIASCDVAAAMMEPPGGTALVEESILEALDFRRAMRKVEEEFGKEEWWFKVWGPEKLVDEGIGRADDWIMKGEKEAKRKTKKSPRNWHGFGDLADGFNMLDPIKSTIVTPGLDLEGNFAETGIPASVVTKFLAEHGVIVEKTGLYSFFIMFTIGITKGRWNTLLTALQQFKDDYARNQPMWRILPEFCQQHPGYEKLGLRDLCQHIHKLYARFDVARLTTEMYLSDLTPAMKPSDAFAHIAHRKTERVEIDELEGRITTSLITPYPPGIPLLIPGEVFNKKIVDYLRFSREFNTQCPGFETDIHGLVARIDETGKKRYYADCVRKID